Proteins from a genomic interval of Papaver somniferum cultivar HN1 chromosome 4, ASM357369v1, whole genome shotgun sequence:
- the LOC113273994 gene encoding transcription factor MYB106-like: MGRSPCCEKLGLKKGPWTPEEDQKLLAYIEEYGHGSWRALPPKAGLQRCGKSCRLRWTNYLRPDIKRGKFTPQEEQSIIQLHALLGNRWSAIATHLPKRTDNEIKNYWNTHLKKRLTKMGIDPVTHKPKSDALSSVTDGQSKNSANLSHMA, from the exons ATGGGAAGATCTCCATGTTGTGAAAAACTAGGGTTAAAGAAAGGTCCATGGACACCTGAAGAAGATCAAAAACTTTTAGCTTACATTGAAGAATATGGCCATGGAAGCTGGCGTGCATTACCTCCTAAAGCCG GGCTTCAAAGGTGTGGTAAGAGTTGTAGATTGAGATGGACTAATTACTTAAGACCTGATATTAAGAGAGGAAAATTCACTCCTCAAGAAGAACAATCTATCATTCAACTCCATGCACTTCTGGGAAACAG GTGGTCAGCTATAGCTACTCATCTTCCCAAGAGAACAGACAATGAAATCAAAAACTATTGGAACACTCATCTTAAAAAACGTTTAACAAAAATGGGTATAGATCCGGTCACACACAAGCCCAAGAGTGATGCCCTGAGCTCAGTAACAGACGGTCAGTCTAAGAACTCAGCTAACCTCAGCCACATGGCTTAA